The following coding sequences lie in one Rutidosis leptorrhynchoides isolate AG116_Rl617_1_P2 chromosome 6, CSIRO_AGI_Rlap_v1, whole genome shotgun sequence genomic window:
- the LOC139851741 gene encoding RHOMBOID-like protein 1, giving the protein MAEPHRPEIQIKVNSRRGIGGGNIIHPVEVESSPSPSPSPSTALWPATAARNQSQTPSPFREIKHFKKWFPWLIPSFVIVDTVLFIITMYVNDCPKNSVSCIANFLGRLSFQPFKENPLLGPSSSALEKMGALDVSKVVHDHQGWRLITCIWLHGGLFHLLANMLSLLVIGIRLEQEFGFIRIGLLYIISGFGGSLLSALFLQSNISVGASGAVFGLLGGMLSELITNWTIYANKMAALFTLVIIIVINLAVGILPHVDNFAHLGGFSSGFLLGFVFLMRPQFGWVNQRYTSTYSSAGPKPKYKTYQRALWLLSLIIVVTGMIVGLVSLLRGVNLNDHCSWCHYMSCVPTSKWSCNTDPVTCMSEQTGNQYTLTCSDSGKNGTYLLTNPNTSQIRGLCTQLCR; this is encoded by the exons ATGGCGGAACCTCACCGACCAGAGATTCAAATCAAGGTCAATTCAAGACGCGGTATTGGCGGTGGAAACATCATCCATCCAGTTGAAGTAGAATCATCTCCGTCACCGTCACCGTCACCGTCAACGGCACTTTGGCCGGCGACGGCAGCCAGAAATCAAAGTCAAACACCTTCACCGTTTCGTGAAATCAAGCATTTTAAGAAGTGGTTTCCGTGGTTGATTCCTAGTTTTGTAATAGTAGATACCGTACTGTTTATAATCACTATGTATGTAAATGATTGCCCTAAAAATTCAGTTTCCTGTATCGCTAACTTTTTAGGAAGGTTATCTTTTCAGCCGTTTAAAGAGAATCCACTTCTTGGACCTTCATCTTCTGC GCTAGAGAAGATGGGGGCGTTGGATGTGAGTAAAGTGGTTCATGATCACCAGGGTTGGCGCTTAATTACTTGCATTTGGTTGCACGGTGGACTTTTCCATTTATTGGCAAACATGTTAAGTCTCTTAGTTATTGGCATTCGACTTGAGCAAGAATTTGGGTTCA TACGCATTGGATTGCTATATATCATCTCGGGATTCGGTGGTAGTTTGTTATCTGCACTCTTCCTTCAATCCAACATATCAGTTGGTGCTTCTGGTGCAGTCTTTGGGTTGTTGGGTGGAATGCTTTCTGAACTTATAACTAATTGGACTATATACGCTAACAAG ATGGCAGCACTATTTACCCTTGTGATCATTATCGTTATAAATCTGGCTGTCGGGATTCTGCCACATGTCGATAATTTTGCTCATCTTGGCGGGTTCTCTTCTGGATTTCTCCTCGGGTTTGTTTTCTTAATGCGTCCCCAGTTTGGATGGGTTAACCAAAGATACACTTCGACTTATTCTAGTGCTGGACCTAAGCCTAAGTACAAGACATATCAGCGTGCCCTGTGGCTCCTCTCACTCATTATCGTTGTTACTGG GATGATTGTCGGGCTTGTCTCACTTCTACGTGGAGTCAACTTGAACGATCATTGTTCTTGGTGTCACTACATGAGTTGTGTACCTACTTCAAAGTGGAGCTGTAACACAGATCCGGTAACTTGCATG TCTGAGCAAACGGGTAATCAGTACACATTAACATGCTCTGATAGTGGTAAAAACGGGACCTACTTGTTGACGAATCCAAACACATCTCAGATACGAGGCCTTTGCACACAGCTTTGTCGATGA
- the LOC139853953 gene encoding uncharacterized protein: RHYSIEDDGAKVEESPASILVSLHSYKEALADNNASKISEIETHLKSVMDEKLVLERQLAALSDELSSAKYRILRISTDFDNFRKTTERERISLVANAQGEVVESLLPVLDNYERAKAAIKADTEKEDKINNSYQGIYKQFVEILIVLGVVPVETTGQPFAPLLHEAILREESSEFNDGVVIQKFREGFRIGDRLLRPSMVKVSAGPGPESTERISPSEPALVGAWQTGRDGLGWVKDQMGLSRNGSELKLGRTGWVENRIGSGQDPGQATKIVLVCIY; the protein is encoded by the exons AGGCACTATTCGATCGAGGATGATGGAGCCAAAGTGGAAGAATCACCTGCATCTATTTTAGTATCACTGCATTCGTACAAAGAGGCCTTGGCAGATAATAACGCGTCAAAAATATCTGAAATCGAAACTCATTTAAAATCAGTTATGGATGAAAAATTAGTATTAGAAAGACAGCTAGCAGCACTGTCTGATGAACTTTCGagtgcaaaatatcgaattcttaGGATAAGTACTGACTTTGACAATTTCAGAAAGACGACAGAACGGGAGCGTATCTCGTTGGTTGCAAATGCACAAGGTGAAGTTGTTGAGAGTTTGTTGCCAGTTTTAGATAACTACGAACGTGCTAAAGCTGCGATAAAAGCGGACACTGAGAAAGAAGATAAAATTAATAACAGTTATCAGGGGATATATAAGCAATTTGTGGAGATTTTAATTGTGCTTGGTGTTGTTCCTGTGGAGACAACTGGACAACCGTTTGCTCCATTG CTGCATGAAGCAATCCTGCGGGAAGAGTCGAGTGAATTTAATGATGGTGTGGTAATTCAAAAATTTCGCGAGGGATTTAGAATTGGTGATAGACTTTTACGTCCATCAATGGTGAAAGTGTCAGCTGGTCCAGGACCTGAAAGCACCGAACGAATAAGCCCATCAGAACCAGCACTCGTAGGTGCCTGGCAAACGGGTCGAGATGGGTTGGGTTGGGTCAAAGATCAAATGGGTTTGAGTCGAAACGGGTCAGAATTAAAATTGGGTCGAACGGGTTGGGTTGAGAACCGGATCGGGTCGGGTCAAGACCCGGGTCAGGCTACTAAAATTGTTCTTGTTTGTATTTATTGA
- the LOC139852147 gene encoding ABSCISIC ACID-INSENSITIVE 5-like protein 2 — protein sequence MGSNGGGNSEPQLPKAGNLGRQGSLYNLTLDEVQTQFGDLGKPLTSMNLDELLKSVWTAENTMNVESHHGPPGSGPLAQPSSIALSQDLRKRTVDEVWQDIQLGHKTNGNGMGTKSKNNDVEDTGGRERQPTLGEMTLEDFLVKAGIVEGGTSLGSKNADSNVSNQQSIVPQQTQWVQYQVAPIQQQHVYMTSHHPGQQSLSIGANAMMEIGYPETQMTMSPSSLMHNLSDTHTPGRKRVASGDVIEKSVERRQKRMIKNRESAARSRARKQAYTQELENKISRLEEENERLKRQKDVGKVLPSAPPPKPKYQLRRTTSAPF from the exons ATGGGATCAAATGGTGGTGGTAATAGTGAACCCCAATTGCCTAAAGCTGGTAATTTGGGTAGACAAGGTTCATTGTATAACCTAACTTTAGATGAGGTTCAAACTCAATTTGGGGATCTTGGAAAACCTTTAACTAGTATGAATCTTGATGAGCTTTTGAAAAGTGTTTGGACTGCTgaaaatactatgaatgttgagtCTCACCATGGCCCACCTGGTTCGGGTCCATTGGCTCAACCGTCGAGCATTGCTCTTTCTCAAGATTTAAGAAAACGGACCGTCGATGAAGTGTGGCAAGATATTCAACTAGGTCATAAAACGAACGGTAACGGAATGGGTACTAAAAGTAAAAATAATGACGTTGAAGATACGGGTGGTCGAGAGAGACAACCGACTTTAGGTGAGATGACTTTAGAAGATTTTTTGGTCAAGGCCGGGATTGTTGAGGGTGGGACGTCTCTAGGTTCGAAAAATGCCGATTCGAATGTATCGAATCAACAAAGTATAGTTCCGCAACAAACGCAGTGGGTGCAATATCAGGTAGCACCGATTCAGCAGCAACATGTGTATATGACAAGTCATCATCCGGGTCAACAATCTTTGTCGATTGGTGCGAATGCGATGATGGAGATTGGTTATCCCGAAACGCAAATGACAATGTCGCCATCGAGTTTGATGCATAATCTATCGGATACACATACGCCTGGACGAAAAAGAGTTGCGTCTGGAGATGTGATTGAGAAGAGTGTTGAAAGGAGACAAAAGAGAATGATTAAAAATAGAGAGTCGGCTGCACGCTCTCGAGCTAGAAAACAG GCTTACACGCAGGAATTGGAGAACAAAATTTCGCGTCTGGAAGAGGAAAACGAAAGACTTAAGAGACAGAAG GATGTAGGAAAAGTATTGCCAAGCGCACCACCACCCAAACCCAAATACCAGCTCCGAAGAACCACCTCTGCTCCTTTCTAA
- the LOC139851919 gene encoding leucine-rich repeat protein 1-like translates to MGLYRFAILLVAAAAAVFISTTTVVTGNSEGNALYALRRSLNDPEKVLESWDPNLVNPCTWFHVTCNQDNHVTRLDLGNSKLSGYLVPELGKLEHLQYLELYKNSIQGTIPAEISNLKSLISLDLYNNNLTGNIPSTLGNLKSLVFLRLNDNRLTGKIPRELTGIPSLKVVDVSNNNLCGTIPTSGPFEHIPLNNFENNPRLEGPELQGLASYDTNCY, encoded by the exons ATGGGGCTGTATAGGTTTGCAATCTTAttagtagcagcagcagcagcagttttTATATCGACGACGACGGTGGTCACCGGAAATTCAGAAGGAAACGCGCTTTACGCGCTTCGCCGGAGCTTAAACGACCCGGAAAAAGTACTTGAGAGCTGGGATCCGAATCTTGTGAACCCGTGTACTTGGTTCCACGTCACCTGTAATCAGGATAACCATGTTACTCGCCT GGATCTTGGAAATTCAAAGTTGTCTGGTTATCTAGTACCTGAACTTGGAAAACTTGAACATCTACAATACTT GGAGCTTTACAAAAATTCCATTCAAGGTACTATTCCTGCCGAGATCAGTAACTTGAAGAGCCTCATAAGCTTGGATCTCTACAACAACAATCTCACTGGCAATATTCCATCTACACTTGGAAATTTGAAATCTTTAGTGTTCTT GCGTCTTAATGATAACCGTCTAACTGGAAAAATACCAAGGGAACTCACTGGTATTCCAAGCCTGAAAGTCGT GGACGTATCGAACAATAACCTCTGCGGAACAATTCCTACCAGCGGCCCGTTTGAGCACATCCCTTTGAACAA CTTTGAGAACAATCCTCGTCTTGAAGGGCCAGAGTTGCAGGGACTAGCGAGTTATGATACTAACTGCTACTAA
- the LOC139851981 gene encoding COP9 signalosome complex subunit 2-like isoform X1 translates to MGSDADMEDYGFEYSDEEPEDQDVDIENQYYNSKGLIETDPEGALSGFAEVVQMEPEKAEWGFKALKQTVKLYHRLGRYKEMTDAYREMLTYIKSAVTRNYSEKCINNIMDFVSGSASQNFSLLQDFYQTTLKALEEAKNERLWFKTNLKLCKIWFDMGEYSRMNKILKELHKSCQRADGTDDQKKGTQLLEVYAIEIQMYTETKNNKKLKQLYQKALTIKSAIPHPRIMGIIHECGGKMHMAERQWAEAATDFFEAFKNYDEAGNQRRIQCLKYLVLANMLMQSEVNPFDGQEAKPYKNDPEILAMTNLIAAYQRNEILEFEKILKSNRRTIMDDPFIRNYIEDLLKNIRTQVLLKLIKPYTRIAIPFISKELNVPEADVEQLLVSLILDNRVQGHIDQVNRLLEFGDRSKGIKKYTAVEKWNSQLGSLYQSVNIRVGC, encoded by the exons ATGGGTTCAG ATGCAGACATGGAAGATTATGGATTTGAGTATTCCGACGAAGAACCTGAAGATCAAGATGTTGATATTGAAAATCAATATTATAATTCTAAAG GTTTGATTGAGACTGACCCCGAGGGTGCTCTTAGTGGTTTTGCTGAGGTGGTTCAGATGGAGCCAGAGAAAGCAGAATg GGGATTTAAAGCGCTTAAACAGACTGTGAAGCTTTATCATCGTTTAGGGAGGTATAAGGAGATGACAGATGCTTATAGGGAAATGTTAACATACATTAAGTCTGCCGTGACTCGAAATTATAGCGAAAAGTGTATAAACAATATCATGGATTTTGTATCTGGGTCTGCTAGTCAGAACTTCAGTCTTTTACAAGACTTTTATCAGACCACTTTGAAAGCACTTGAAGAAGCTAAAAATGAG AGATTGTGGTTCAAGACAAATCTTAAGCTTTGCAAGATCTGGTTTGACATGGGAGAGTATAGTAGAATGAATAAG ATTTTGAAGGAACTTCACAAGTCTTGTCAACGAGCTGATGGGACTGACGATCAAAAGAAAGGAACTCAGTTGTTAGAAGTGTATGCAATTGAGATTCAAATGTACACGGAAACAAAAAATAACAAAAAACTCAAG cAACTGTACCAAAAGGCGCTCACCATAAAATCAGCAATTCCTCATCCAAGGATAATGGGTATAATACACGAGTGTGGTGGCAAAATGCATATGGCAGAGCGTCAATGGGCCGAGGCAGCTACTGACTTTTTTGAAGCTTTTAAAAACTATGATGAAGCTGGGAATCAACGAAGAATCCAGTGTCTCAA ATACTTGGTACTGGCCAACATGCTTATGCAATCTGAAGTCAATCCATTTGACGGGCAGGAGGCAAAGCC GTACAAAAATGATCCAGAAATTTTGGCAATGACAAACTTGATTGCAGCATATCAGCGGAATGAGATCTTGGAATTTGAGAAGATTCTTAAG AGTAACAGAAGAACCATCATGGATGATCCCTTCATCAGAAACTATATTGAAGATCTTTTGAAAAACATAAGAACTCAAGTATTACTCAAGCTGATTAAGCCGTACACAAGAATCGCAATTCCCTTCATTTCAAAG GAGCTTAATGTGCCAGAGGCTGATGTGGAACAGTTGTTGGTGTCACTGATTTTGGACAACCGAGTTCAAGGCCATATCGATCAAGTTAACAGGCTGTTGGAGTTTGGTGACAG GTCAAAGGGAATAAAGAAATACACTGCTGTGGAGAAATGGAACTCACAACTTGGGTCACTTTATCAAAGTGTTAACATCAGAGTTGGTTGTTAA
- the LOC139851981 gene encoding COP9 signalosome complex subunit 2-like isoform X2, with protein MGSDMEDYGFEYSDEEPEDQDVDIENQYYNSKGLIETDPEGALSGFAEVVQMEPEKAEWGFKALKQTVKLYHRLGRYKEMTDAYREMLTYIKSAVTRNYSEKCINNIMDFVSGSASQNFSLLQDFYQTTLKALEEAKNERLWFKTNLKLCKIWFDMGEYSRMNKILKELHKSCQRADGTDDQKKGTQLLEVYAIEIQMYTETKNNKKLKQLYQKALTIKSAIPHPRIMGIIHECGGKMHMAERQWAEAATDFFEAFKNYDEAGNQRRIQCLKYLVLANMLMQSEVNPFDGQEAKPYKNDPEILAMTNLIAAYQRNEILEFEKILKSNRRTIMDDPFIRNYIEDLLKNIRTQVLLKLIKPYTRIAIPFISKELNVPEADVEQLLVSLILDNRVQGHIDQVNRLLEFGDRSKGIKKYTAVEKWNSQLGSLYQSVNIRVGC; from the exons ATGGGTTCAG ACATGGAAGATTATGGATTTGAGTATTCCGACGAAGAACCTGAAGATCAAGATGTTGATATTGAAAATCAATATTATAATTCTAAAG GTTTGATTGAGACTGACCCCGAGGGTGCTCTTAGTGGTTTTGCTGAGGTGGTTCAGATGGAGCCAGAGAAAGCAGAATg GGGATTTAAAGCGCTTAAACAGACTGTGAAGCTTTATCATCGTTTAGGGAGGTATAAGGAGATGACAGATGCTTATAGGGAAATGTTAACATACATTAAGTCTGCCGTGACTCGAAATTATAGCGAAAAGTGTATAAACAATATCATGGATTTTGTATCTGGGTCTGCTAGTCAGAACTTCAGTCTTTTACAAGACTTTTATCAGACCACTTTGAAAGCACTTGAAGAAGCTAAAAATGAG AGATTGTGGTTCAAGACAAATCTTAAGCTTTGCAAGATCTGGTTTGACATGGGAGAGTATAGTAGAATGAATAAG ATTTTGAAGGAACTTCACAAGTCTTGTCAACGAGCTGATGGGACTGACGATCAAAAGAAAGGAACTCAGTTGTTAGAAGTGTATGCAATTGAGATTCAAATGTACACGGAAACAAAAAATAACAAAAAACTCAAG cAACTGTACCAAAAGGCGCTCACCATAAAATCAGCAATTCCTCATCCAAGGATAATGGGTATAATACACGAGTGTGGTGGCAAAATGCATATGGCAGAGCGTCAATGGGCCGAGGCAGCTACTGACTTTTTTGAAGCTTTTAAAAACTATGATGAAGCTGGGAATCAACGAAGAATCCAGTGTCTCAA ATACTTGGTACTGGCCAACATGCTTATGCAATCTGAAGTCAATCCATTTGACGGGCAGGAGGCAAAGCC GTACAAAAATGATCCAGAAATTTTGGCAATGACAAACTTGATTGCAGCATATCAGCGGAATGAGATCTTGGAATTTGAGAAGATTCTTAAG AGTAACAGAAGAACCATCATGGATGATCCCTTCATCAGAAACTATATTGAAGATCTTTTGAAAAACATAAGAACTCAAGTATTACTCAAGCTGATTAAGCCGTACACAAGAATCGCAATTCCCTTCATTTCAAAG GAGCTTAATGTGCCAGAGGCTGATGTGGAACAGTTGTTGGTGTCACTGATTTTGGACAACCGAGTTCAAGGCCATATCGATCAAGTTAACAGGCTGTTGGAGTTTGGTGACAG GTCAAAGGGAATAAAGAAATACACTGCTGTGGAGAAATGGAACTCACAACTTGGGTCACTTTATCAAAGTGTTAACATCAGAGTTGGTTGTTAA
- the LOC139851981 gene encoding COP9 signalosome complex subunit 2-like isoform X3, with amino-acid sequence MVSINIKLGFKALKQTVKLYHRLGRYKEMTDAYREMLTYIKSAVTRNYSEKCINNIMDFVSGSASQNFSLLQDFYQTTLKALEEAKNERLWFKTNLKLCKIWFDMGEYSRMNKILKELHKSCQRADGTDDQKKGTQLLEVYAIEIQMYTETKNNKKLKQLYQKALTIKSAIPHPRIMGIIHECGGKMHMAERQWAEAATDFFEAFKNYDEAGNQRRIQCLKYLVLANMLMQSEVNPFDGQEAKPYKNDPEILAMTNLIAAYQRNEILEFEKILKSNRRTIMDDPFIRNYIEDLLKNIRTQVLLKLIKPYTRIAIPFISKELNVPEADVEQLLVSLILDNRVQGHIDQVNRLLEFGDRSKGIKKYTAVEKWNSQLGSLYQSVNIRVGC; translated from the exons ATggtaagtattaatattaaatt GGGATTTAAAGCGCTTAAACAGACTGTGAAGCTTTATCATCGTTTAGGGAGGTATAAGGAGATGACAGATGCTTATAGGGAAATGTTAACATACATTAAGTCTGCCGTGACTCGAAATTATAGCGAAAAGTGTATAAACAATATCATGGATTTTGTATCTGGGTCTGCTAGTCAGAACTTCAGTCTTTTACAAGACTTTTATCAGACCACTTTGAAAGCACTTGAAGAAGCTAAAAATGAG AGATTGTGGTTCAAGACAAATCTTAAGCTTTGCAAGATCTGGTTTGACATGGGAGAGTATAGTAGAATGAATAAG ATTTTGAAGGAACTTCACAAGTCTTGTCAACGAGCTGATGGGACTGACGATCAAAAGAAAGGAACTCAGTTGTTAGAAGTGTATGCAATTGAGATTCAAATGTACACGGAAACAAAAAATAACAAAAAACTCAAG cAACTGTACCAAAAGGCGCTCACCATAAAATCAGCAATTCCTCATCCAAGGATAATGGGTATAATACACGAGTGTGGTGGCAAAATGCATATGGCAGAGCGTCAATGGGCCGAGGCAGCTACTGACTTTTTTGAAGCTTTTAAAAACTATGATGAAGCTGGGAATCAACGAAGAATCCAGTGTCTCAA ATACTTGGTACTGGCCAACATGCTTATGCAATCTGAAGTCAATCCATTTGACGGGCAGGAGGCAAAGCC GTACAAAAATGATCCAGAAATTTTGGCAATGACAAACTTGATTGCAGCATATCAGCGGAATGAGATCTTGGAATTTGAGAAGATTCTTAAG AGTAACAGAAGAACCATCATGGATGATCCCTTCATCAGAAACTATATTGAAGATCTTTTGAAAAACATAAGAACTCAAGTATTACTCAAGCTGATTAAGCCGTACACAAGAATCGCAATTCCCTTCATTTCAAAG GAGCTTAATGTGCCAGAGGCTGATGTGGAACAGTTGTTGGTGTCACTGATTTTGGACAACCGAGTTCAAGGCCATATCGATCAAGTTAACAGGCTGTTGGAGTTTGGTGACAG GTCAAAGGGAATAAAGAAATACACTGCTGTGGAGAAATGGAACTCACAACTTGGGTCACTTTATCAAAGTGTTAACATCAGAGTTGGTTGTTAA